In Brachionichthys hirsutus isolate HB-005 chromosome 5, CSIRO-AGI_Bhir_v1, whole genome shotgun sequence, a single genomic region encodes these proteins:
- the LOC137894014 gene encoding intestinal mucin-like protein, which yields MPTPTPTSTSASIPSTTPGVPGCPQWNVTQNETFWLCDCLMARCIEDNIIEIIPYECPPIKDITCLNGKEPVLVWDKRHCCQQSACDCECEGWGDPHYITFDGLYYSYQGNCSYVLMEEILPKVNLKIYIENVFCDPTEDVSCPRSLIISYSSQVITLINHNLIGAVQLEALKDGKPLKLPYRPPGFKVLSSGLNLIFEIPHLNVIVTFGITGFSVYLPFEYFGQNTQGHCGTCNNDQADDCMLPDGKLVQSCAVMADYWLAKHIYQPDCKVPPVLPTSMPEPEPTFSPCNPDSMCDLLKSSVFAECHPVVSPDHFYQACVFDSCHVSNPAVECTSLQTYAAVCAQAGICLNWRNHTTLCTNSCSSNKIYKPCGPAEQPTCEDNPNDPTLNFTTEGCFCPDGMKLFNKESDLCVAKCGCLDPEGIPREFNERFEYKCQDCICLESTKTVICTPKECPKPPVEKCTDPGFVLVNQTNPSDPCCAAFVCQCQVSTCPFIDMNCQVGYIPSVTVPEGKCCPVRTCEPKKVCVHKGLEYQPDAMVPGILCQDCVCTNEIDSKTGLLKIDCEFQTCSTSCKLGYAYVETAADVCCGRCLQTHCILNTNDTQQLLTPGQTWSPFENKCELFTCIKNEDTFTVFRSHIVCPPFQQSNCLPDTIQTSPEGCCKVCVEKTTACKMFPLKSKVTHKDCQSNNEVDMPYCEGSCNTFTYKYSESSSLMSHSCSCCKETRSSNRTVDLNCLNGDVVPYTYVYVEECSCGQSLCTGPVPRKRRSVTLV from the exons ATGCCTACACCCACGCCGACATCCACATCTGCATCCATACCTTCAACCACACCTGGAGTGCCTGGATGCCCTCAGTGGAATGTAACT CAAAATGAGACCTTCTGGTTGTGTGATTGCTTAATGGCCAGATGCATTGAGGACAACATAATTGAAATTATTCCATATGAATGTCCACCCATTAAGGACATTACCTGCTTGAATGGGAAGGAACCTGTTCTCGTGTGGGATAAACGGCACTGCTGTCAACAATCTGCTTGCGATT GTGAATGTGAAGGGTGGGGAGATCCTCATTACATCACATTTGATGGCCTCTACTACAGTTATCAAGGAAACTGTAGTTATGTCTTGATGGAAGAGATTTTGCCAAAAGTGAACTTGAAGATTTATATTGAAAATGTCTTTTGTGATCCCACTGAAGACGTGTCTTGTCCACGGTCATTAATCATATCATACTCATCACAAGTTATCACACTTATCAATCACAACCTAATTGGAGCAGTGCAGTTAGAG GCACTCAAAGATGGGAAGCCTTTGAAGCTACCTTATAGGCCACCAGGTTTTAAAGTCTTGTCTTCCGGCTTGAATTTGATTTTTGAGATCCCTCACCTAAACGTGATCGTAACATTTGGAATAACTGGCTTTAGTGTCTACCTCCCTTTTGAATACTTTGGCCAAAACACACAAGGCCATTGTG GAACATGCAACAACGACCAGGCAGATGATTGCATGTTGCCTGATGGCAAGCTGGTGCAAAGCTGTGCTGTGATGGCTGACTATTGGCTTGCAAAACACATTTACCAACCCGACTGCAAGGTACCTCCTGTTCTGCCAACTAGCATGCCTGAACCAGAGCCAACCTTTTCACCTTGCAACCCAGACTCCATGTGTGATCTTCTTAAAAGCAG CGTCTTTGCAGAATGCCATCCAGTTGTCTCTCCTGATCATTTCTACCAAGCTTGCGTTTTTGATAGCTGCCATGTTTCCAACCCAGCAGTGGAGTGCACAAGTTTGCAGACTTATGCTGCTGTCTGTGCTCAGGCTGGAATTTGCCTAAACTGGAGGAACCACACCACACTATGTA CAAACAGCTGTTCATCAAACAAAATTTACAAGCCCTGTGGTCCAGCAGAACAGCCAACCTGCGAAGACAA CCCTAATGACCCAACTCTGAACTTCACTACTGAGGGCTGCTTTTGTCCTGATGGCATGAAACTCTTCAACAAAGAATCTGACTTGTGTGTTGCTAAGTGTG GATGTCTTGATCCTGAGGGGATCCCCCGTGAG TTCAATGAGAGGTTTGAGTACAAATGTCAAGACTGCATCTGTCTGGAGTCCACCAAGACGGTGATATGTACTCCAAAGGAGTGTCCGAAACCACCTGTGGAGAAATGCACTGATCCAGGGTTTGTCCTTGTCAACCAAACAAATCCTTCGGACCCCTGCTGTGCTGCCTTTGTTTGCC AATGTCAAGTCAGTACTTGCCCATTCATTGACATGAACTGTCAAGTCGGTTATATTCCAAGTGTCACTGTTCCTGAGGGGAAATGCTGCCCAGTGCGAACATGTG aacctAAAAAGGTTTGCGTCCACAAAGGCCTTGAATATCAG CCCGATGCAATGGTTCCTGGCATTTTGTGTCAGGATTGCGTCTGTACAAATGAGATCGACAGCAAAACTGGTCTATTAAAAATAGACTGCGAGTTTCAGACATGTTCAACGTCCTGCAAATTG GGCTATGCATATGTGGAAACAGCAGCCGATGTATGCTGTGGGAGGTGTTTGCAGACACACTGCATCCTAAACACTAACGATACTCAACAGCTCTTGACG CCAGGACAAACCTGGTCACCATTTGAGAATAAGTGCGAGCTCTTCACCTGCATTAAGAACGAAGACACTTTCACAGTGTTCCGTTCACACATTGTCTGCCCACCGTTCCAGCAGAGCAACTGTCTACCT gaTACCATTCAAACTTCACCGGAGGGCTGTTGTAAAGTCT GTGTGGAGAAGACAACGGCCTGCAAGATGTTTCCCTTGAAAAGCAAGGTTACGCACAAGGATTGTCAATCTAACAACGAGGTCGACATGCCATACTGTGAAGGATCCTGCAACACTTTCACTTACAA GTACTCTGAATCCTCCTctttaatgagccattcctgCTCCTGCTGTAAAGAGACACGATCCAGCAACCGCACGGTTGATCTGAACTGCCTGAATGGGGATGTGGTTCCCTACACATACGTCTATGTGGAGGAGTGCAGCTGTGGTCAAAGCCTCTGCACGGGACCTGTCCCTCGCAAGAGACGAAGCGTCACGCTGGTTTAA